One genomic window of Elaeis guineensis isolate ETL-2024a chromosome 2, EG11, whole genome shotgun sequence includes the following:
- the LOC140855867 gene encoding senescence-specific cysteine protease SAG39-like yields the protein MAYFSHQCLWITLAILAIWAYGTKSRSIGDLPMRLRHEQWMAEYGREYKDAAEKEYRYQIFKANVEYVESVNKAGDRKYELGINQFADLTNEEFKASHNGYKPKIMKPAKTFRYQNVTAAPTSIDWRTEGAVTPIKDQGECGCCWAFSAVAATEGITKLSTGKLISLSEQELVDCDVNGEDQGCNGGLMDDAFQFIIDNGGLTTESNYPYKASDGTCNANKASSSAATISGYEDVPSNSESALLKAVANQPVSVAIDAGGSDFQLYKSGVFTGACGTELDHGVTAVGYGKTADGIKYWLVKNSWGKSWGESGYIRMERDVDAAEGLCGIAMEASYPTA from the exons ATGGCTTATTTTAGCCACCAATGCTTgtggattaccttggccatctTGGCTATTTGGGCCTATGGAACCAAGTCCCGTTCAATCGGTGACTTGCCCATGAGGTTAAGACACGAGCAGTGGATGGCTGAATACGGACGAGAATACAAGGATGCAGCTGAGAAGGAGTACAGGTACCAAATCTTTAAGGCTAACGTGGAGTACGTCGAGTCTGTCAACAAGGCTGGTGACCGAAAATACGAGCTTGGAATCAACCAATTTGCAGACCTAACCAACGAGGAGTTCAAAGCATCTCACAATGGATACAAGCCCAAGATCATGAAGCCAGCCAAGACATTCAGGTACCAAAATGTGACAGCCGCGCCCACCAGCATAGACTGGAGGACCGAGGGTGCAGTCACTCCCATCAAGGATCAAGGCGAATGtg GATGCTGCTGGGCTTTCTCTGCTGTGGCGGCAACAGAAGGTATCACAAAACTCAGCACCGGCAAGTTAATCTCTTTGTCGGAGCAAGAGCTTGTGGATTGTGACGTTAATGGTGAGGACCAAGGATGCAATGGTGGTCTAATGGATGATGCCTTCCAATTTATTATTGACAATGGAGGTTTAACAACAGAGAGTAACTATCCTTACAAGGCATCGGATGGCACTTGCAACGCCAACAAGGCATCCTCTAGTGCAGCCACCATCAGTGGCTATGAAGATGTCCCTTCAAACAGCGAGTCAGCCCTCTTGAAGGCTGTGGCCAACCAGCCTGTGTCAGTTGCCATTGATGCCGGTGGCTCGGACTTTCAGTTGTATAAAAGTGGTGTATTCACTGGTGCCTGTGGAACTGAATTGGACCATGGTGTTACTGCTGTTGGCTACGGGAAGACTGCCGATGGGATTAAGTATTGGCTGGTGAAGAACTCATGGGGTAAGTCGTGGGGTGAGAGCGGATACATAAGGATGGAACGAGATGTTGATGCGGCTGAAGGGCTCTGTGGCATTGCCATGGAGGCTTCTTATCCAACTGCATGA